A window of Mucilaginibacter sp. PAMC 26640 contains these coding sequences:
- a CDS encoding X-Pro dipeptidyl-peptidase has translation MKKTLAIAFCILITALSSFAQNDAAYIKDNYTKYEYEVPLRDGKKLFTSVYVPKDQSKKYPIMMDRTPYSVGPYGVDKYKGSLGPSSQFVHDGYIFVYQDVRGRFMSEGIYEEMTPELEVHKTNKDVDEGTDTYDTIDWLLKNLPNNNGKVGVWGISYPGFYTTTALLSRHPALVAASPQAPIADLWRDDAFHNGAFFLVANFGFYPGFTNRQDDKPTQRRGGRFDPGTSDGYKFFLDMGSMKNTNDKYYKDTIRLWNEMLAHPNYDQHWKDRNVLPHLHDIKTAVLVTGGWYDAEDLYGAINTYKTLAQKNPATPVYFAMGPWVHGGWARGNGDHLGDVSFGGPTAPYYREKLEFAFFSHYLKGTPLDIPKVSTFQTGVNEWKSYKTWPPKEAEEKNLYLQPGGKLSFSAPSSVKEDYKEYISDPMNPVPFIDGTDFDMKREYMTADQRFAEKRPDVLTYKTDVLEKDVTIAGNIWANLKFSTTGTDADLVVKVLDVYPDTASNNQFTGKDVKMGGYEQMVRSEPIRGKFRNSFEKPEPFVPGKVTPVNFELQDVLHTFKKGHRIMIQIQSTWFPLIDRNTQQFQDIMKAKDTDFKKETHRIYSSKAHPSYLKVRVM, from the coding sequence ATGAAAAAAACGCTGGCCATAGCCTTCTGTATCCTGATCACTGCTTTAAGTTCTTTCGCGCAAAATGATGCTGCGTATATTAAAGATAATTACACCAAGTATGAGTATGAGGTGCCCTTACGCGATGGTAAAAAGCTCTTCACATCGGTATATGTTCCCAAAGATCAATCTAAAAAATACCCAATTATGATGGATCGTACGCCTTACAGCGTTGGTCCGTATGGGGTGGATAAATATAAAGGTAGCCTAGGTCCGTCATCACAGTTTGTGCACGATGGTTATATTTTTGTGTACCAGGACGTGCGTGGCCGTTTCATGAGTGAGGGAATTTATGAAGAAATGACCCCGGAACTGGAAGTGCATAAAACCAATAAAGACGTAGACGAAGGCACCGATACTTATGATACGATAGACTGGTTGCTTAAAAACCTGCCAAATAACAATGGTAAAGTTGGTGTTTGGGGTATTTCTTATCCTGGCTTTTACACAACTACGGCTTTATTAAGCCGCCATCCAGCTTTGGTTGCAGCTTCTCCGCAGGCACCAATTGCTGATTTGTGGCGCGATGACGCTTTTCATAACGGCGCCTTTTTCCTGGTGGCCAACTTTGGTTTCTACCCGGGTTTCACTAACAGGCAGGATGATAAGCCTACCCAGCGCAGAGGCGGCCGGTTTGACCCCGGTACCAGCGATGGCTACAAATTCTTTTTGGATATGGGGTCAATGAAAAACACCAACGATAAGTATTACAAGGATACGATCCGTTTGTGGAACGAAATGCTGGCACATCCCAACTATGATCAGCATTGGAAAGACCGTAATGTACTCCCGCACCTGCACGATATCAAAACTGCGGTGTTGGTAACCGGCGGCTGGTACGATGCGGAGGACCTTTACGGAGCTATTAATACTTATAAAACCCTCGCTCAGAAAAATCCTGCTACACCAGTTTATTTTGCCATGGGCCCATGGGTACATGGCGGTTGGGCGCGTGGTAATGGCGACCATTTGGGTGACGTGAGTTTTGGCGGCCCCACCGCGCCATATTATCGCGAAAAACTAGAGTTTGCGTTTTTTAGCCATTACTTAAAAGGCACTCCATTAGATATCCCTAAAGTTTCTACCTTTCAAACAGGCGTAAACGAGTGGAAAAGTTATAAAACCTGGCCGCCAAAGGAGGCTGAGGAAAAGAATTTGTATTTACAGCCAGGCGGCAAGCTTTCTTTCAGCGCACCAAGCAGTGTAAAGGAGGATTATAAAGAATACATATCAGATCCGATGAACCCGGTGCCGTTTATAGATGGTACCGACTTTGATATGAAACGCGAATACATGACCGCCGACCAGCGCTTTGCTGAAAAGCGACCTGATGTATTAACCTACAAAACCGACGTGCTGGAGAAAGATGTCACCATAGCCGGAAATATTTGGGCCAACCTGAAATTCAGTACCACCGGTACGGATGCCGATTTGGTAGTAAAAGTGCTGGATGTATATCCCGATACGGCTAGTAACAACCAGTTCACGGGCAAAGATGTAAAGATGGGTGGTTATGAACAGATGGTACGCAGCGAGCCGATCCGTGGAAAGTTCCGCAACAGCTTTGAAAAACCGGAGCCTTTTGTGCCCGGCAAGGTCACCCCGGTGAATTTTGAACTGCAGGATGTGCTGCACACCTTCAAGAAAGGCCACCGCATCATGATCCAGATCCAAAGCACCTGGTTCCCGCTGATCGACAGGAACACCCAGCAATTCCAGGATATTATGAAAGCAAAGGACACCGATTTTAAAAAGGAAACCCACCGTATTTATAGTTCAAAAGCGCATCCCAGCTATTTAAAAGTGAGGGTAATGTAA
- a CDS encoding formyltetrahydrofolate deformylase: MIIVIQCADRIGLVAAISGLVAQKQFNIISMQEHVDKGEQLFFMRLELDKEDGAEELETDLRNTLPDGALVKINPKAEKKIIVLVTKEYHCLADILVRNYFKTLGASVQCVIGNQSILQDICTRFEIPFYYIPFEGDNQNFEAAITKAISAHEYDYLVLAKFMRILSAGFVSRARLKIINIHHSFLPAFAGANPYRQAHERGVKLIGATAHFVTDALDEGPIIAQQIIPADHSLTVSDMVKAGKEIETAVLAKALKLVFDDRVFVYQNKTVVME, encoded by the coding sequence ATGATAATTGTGATACAATGCGCCGACCGGATTGGGTTGGTGGCCGCTATTTCGGGGCTGGTTGCCCAAAAGCAGTTCAATATAATTTCTATGCAGGAGCATGTAGATAAGGGAGAACAATTGTTTTTTATGCGGCTTGAATTGGATAAGGAAGATGGGGCCGAAGAATTGGAAACCGACCTGCGCAACACATTACCAGATGGTGCCCTAGTTAAGATTAACCCGAAAGCAGAAAAGAAGATCATTGTACTGGTAACAAAAGAGTACCATTGCCTGGCAGATATCCTGGTGCGCAACTATTTCAAAACACTTGGCGCTTCGGTACAATGCGTTATTGGCAACCAGTCAATTTTGCAGGATATCTGCACCCGCTTTGAAATTCCCTTCTATTACATCCCGTTCGAGGGCGATAATCAAAACTTTGAGGCAGCAATTACCAAAGCGATTTCGGCGCACGAATATGACTACCTGGTACTGGCTAAATTCATGCGCATCCTCTCGGCAGGTTTTGTGAGCAGAGCCCGGTTGAAGATCATCAATATCCATCACTCGTTTCTTCCTGCGTTTGCCGGTGCTAATCCCTACCGGCAAGCGCACGAACGCGGTGTAAAGCTGATAGGCGCCACCGCGCACTTTGTAACCGATGCTCTGGACGAAGGCCCCATCATTGCCCAGCAGATCATCCCGGCAGACCATTCGCTCACCGTATCAGATATGGTAAAAGCCGGCAAGGAGATCGAAACAGCCGTTTTGGCTAAAGCACTAAAGCTGGTATTTGATGACCGGGTATTTGTATACCAAAATAAAACGGTGGTGATGGAGTAG
- a CDS encoding division/cell wall cluster transcriptional repressor MraZ: MSYLTGEYECKLDAKGRMMIPAGLKKQLPEADAEGLVINRGLENYLVIYTKKEWDKKLDELSKLNEYDRKAIQFVRYFTAGATVLMPDGAGRVNLPKNLTEHAGIGTDVVLTCMLNKIEVWDAKAHKAMIANEPENFAELAEEVMGNKRREA; this comes from the coding sequence ATGTCCTATTTAACGGGTGAGTACGAATGTAAACTGGATGCCAAGGGGAGGATGATGATCCCTGCGGGCCTCAAAAAGCAGCTTCCTGAAGCTGACGCTGAGGGTCTTGTGATCAATCGCGGCCTGGAAAACTACCTGGTCATCTACACCAAAAAAGAATGGGACAAAAAGTTGGATGAACTGAGCAAACTTAATGAATATGACCGTAAGGCTATCCAGTTTGTGAGATATTTTACCGCCGGCGCGACGGTTTTGATGCCGGATGGAGCAGGCAGGGTGAATTTGCCCAAGAATTTAACTGAGCATGCAGGTATTGGTACTGATGTAGTACTTACCTGCATGCTGAACAAAATAGAGGTTTGGGACGCTAAAGCGCATAAAGCGATGATTGCGAACGAGCCGGAGAACTTTGCCGAACTGGCCGAAGAAGTTATGGGTAACAAAAGGAGGGAAGCTTAA
- a CDS encoding 16S rRNA (cytosine(1402)-N(4))-methyltransferase, whose amino-acid sequence MSTYHTPVMLQECIEALNIKPGGTYVDVTFGGGGHSREIMKHLGKDGQLLAFDQDADAQQNLIDDERFTFIDQNFRYLKNFSRLHGAIPVDGILADLGVSSYQFDQAERGFSIRFDAELDMRMNQSSDLSAKEVVNTYSEADLHRIFGMYGEIQNAKSLANTIITARLNGPIVTVADLKNAISNRIPKGKENKYLAQVFQALRIEVNQELEALKDFLNQSADVLAVGGRLVVMSYHSLEDRLVKNFIAKGKFSGEVEKDLYGNDNKPFDAVSRGAITASAEEIMNNNRARSAKLRIAVKK is encoded by the coding sequence ATGAGTACATACCATACTCCCGTTATGCTGCAGGAATGTATCGAGGCTTTAAACATTAAGCCCGGCGGTACTTATGTAGATGTAACTTTTGGAGGTGGGGGCCACTCCCGCGAAATTATGAAGCATTTGGGTAAAGACGGGCAGCTGCTTGCATTTGACCAGGATGCCGATGCGCAGCAAAACCTGATAGATGATGAGCGTTTTACTTTCATCGATCAAAACTTTCGTTACCTCAAAAACTTTAGTCGCCTGCACGGCGCTATACCGGTTGACGGTATCCTGGCAGATCTGGGGGTATCCAGCTACCAGTTTGACCAGGCCGAACGCGGTTTTTCTATCCGTTTTGATGCAGAGTTGGATATGCGAATGAATCAATCTTCGGACCTGAGTGCAAAAGAGGTTGTAAATACATACAGTGAGGCTGACCTGCACCGCATATTTGGCATGTACGGAGAAATTCAAAATGCTAAATCGCTGGCCAATACGATTATTACAGCAAGGCTGAACGGCCCCATTGTTACCGTGGCGGATCTGAAGAATGCGATTAGCAACCGCATCCCGAAAGGAAAAGAAAATAAATACCTGGCGCAGGTTTTTCAGGCGTTGCGGATTGAAGTTAACCAGGAATTGGAAGCCCTGAAAGATTTTTTGAACCAGTCGGCAGATGTGCTGGCAGTAGGTGGCAGGTTGGTGGTGATGTCTTACCATTCGTTGGAAGACAGGCTGGTGAAGAACTTTATTGCCAAAGGTAAATTCAGCGGCGAGGTGGAGAAAGATCTTTACGGTAATGACAATAAACCTTTTGATGCTGTAAGCCGCGGGGCTATCACGGCATCGGCAGAAGAGATAATGAATAATAACAGGGCACGCAGTGCAAAATTAAGGATAGCAGTAAAAAAATGA
- a CDS encoding cell division protein has translation MSIRTNILLRVYLAFGLILLFAGAVIFQLCRVQFAQGDKWKAMAREKSTRYKTIEAARGNIFSSDGSLLATSVPEYDLHMDMLAGGIANDKTFDEKIDSLSMAMANYFKDRPARDYNRIFREARKEGTRYQLVRRRVSYKMLKDIKKFPVFNLGKYKGGLIIDPLNKRILPFQSLAARTIGYKNENVKNPVGLEGAYANYINGESGKRLEQRLAGGVWMPVNEEEDVAPKEGADIISTININFQDIAQSALEKQLVTSDADHGTVILMEVATGEIRAVANYTRMPDGTFKEKFNYAIAGNQDPGSTFKVASYMALLDDKMIDTNYRVSTENYKIPGNSHIIKDSHGSIGVVSVKRAFEESSNAAVASLVNKYYTNNQAKFTDHLYSWHLNEKFGLQIPGEAQPVVKNPKNASWNKYMTLPQMAYGYEMQLTPLKMLSFYNAIANNGKYISPLFVKEIRRLGNTIETFQAKTISESMCSAVTLKKMQEMLEGVVSEGTGKTNVKSTMFRIAGKTGTAQVADGRSGYAKKQYQSSFCGYFPADHPKYSLIVVINDPKNGYYAASTAGPAFKEICEKVYASDVGMARQAVHYVGNTTLPEAKQGNVKALKQVYAKLGVKPLYASLNSGIDTSSGIAYDDNKVKAGTVPNVTGMGLSDALYILGNAGYKVAVHGSGSVNTQSVTGGSQIPKGSKITIELQ, from the coding sequence ATGAGTATAAGAACTAATATATTGCTTAGGGTATACCTTGCATTTGGGCTTATCCTCCTGTTTGCAGGAGCGGTGATCTTTCAGTTATGCCGTGTGCAATTTGCGCAGGGCGATAAGTGGAAGGCAATGGCGCGTGAAAAATCTACGCGTTACAAAACCATTGAGGCAGCGCGTGGTAATATTTTTTCTTCTGATGGTAGCCTGCTGGCAACGTCGGTGCCGGAGTATGACCTGCATATGGATATGCTGGCAGGTGGTATTGCAAACGATAAAACGTTTGATGAAAAGATCGATTCGCTATCAATGGCCATGGCTAACTATTTTAAGGATCGCCCGGCCCGCGATTACAACCGTATTTTTCGCGAAGCGCGGAAAGAAGGCACCCGCTACCAGCTAGTTCGCCGTAGGGTTAGCTATAAAATGTTGAAGGACATCAAAAAGTTTCCGGTTTTCAACCTGGGCAAATATAAAGGTGGTTTAATCATCGATCCGTTAAACAAACGAATTCTGCCTTTCCAGTCGCTTGCCGCCCGTACAATTGGCTACAAAAACGAGAATGTAAAAAATCCTGTTGGTTTGGAAGGCGCATATGCTAACTATATTAATGGCGAAAGTGGCAAACGGTTAGAGCAACGTTTAGCCGGTGGCGTTTGGATGCCCGTGAACGAAGAAGAAGATGTGGCACCAAAAGAAGGAGCAGATATCATCTCTACTATTAATATCAATTTCCAGGATATTGCGCAAAGTGCATTGGAAAAACAGTTGGTTACCAGTGATGCCGACCACGGTACCGTTATCCTAATGGAAGTAGCAACCGGAGAAATAAGGGCGGTAGCCAATTATACCCGAATGCCGGATGGTACTTTTAAAGAAAAGTTTAATTATGCTATTGCAGGTAACCAGGATCCCGGGTCTACTTTTAAAGTGGCATCGTACATGGCTTTGCTGGATGATAAAATGATAGATACCAATTACCGGGTGAGTACCGAGAACTACAAAATCCCAGGTAACAGCCACATCATTAAAGATTCGCACGGTAGTATTGGTGTTGTATCTGTTAAGAGGGCCTTTGAAGAATCATCCAATGCTGCGGTTGCCTCACTGGTGAATAAATATTATACCAATAACCAGGCTAAATTTACCGATCACCTGTACAGCTGGCACCTGAATGAAAAATTCGGTCTGCAGATACCGGGCGAGGCGCAGCCGGTAGTTAAAAACCCAAAGAACGCCAGCTGGAATAAGTATATGACTTTGCCGCAAATGGCCTATGGCTACGAAATGCAATTAACGCCGCTCAAAATGCTGTCGTTTTACAACGCCATTGCTAATAACGGTAAGTATATTTCGCCGCTGTTTGTGAAAGAGATCCGCAGATTAGGTAATACGATAGAAACCTTCCAGGCGAAGACGATCAGCGAAAGTATGTGCTCGGCGGTTACCCTGAAGAAAATGCAGGAAATGCTGGAAGGCGTAGTGAGCGAGGGTACCGGTAAAACAAACGTTAAAAGTACCATGTTCAGGATAGCCGGAAAAACCGGTACAGCCCAGGTAGCAGATGGCAGGTCGGGTTATGCTAAAAAGCAATACCAGTCTTCATTTTGCGGTTACTTCCCTGCAGATCATCCTAAGTATTCATTGATCGTGGTAATTAACGATCCTAAAAATGGCTATTATGCGGCTTCAACAGCGGGCCCGGCTTTTAAAGAGATCTGCGAAAAAGTTTATGCCAGCGATGTAGGTATGGCCCGCCAGGCAGTGCATTATGTAGGGAATACTACGTTACCAGAGGCAAAACAAGGCAATGTAAAAGCGCTGAAACAAGTTTATGCTAAACTGGGAGTTAAGCCATTATATGCATCATTAAACAGTGGTATCGACACCAGCAGCGGCATAGCTTATGATGATAATAAAGTAAAAGCGGGCACGGTGCCAAATGTTACCGGAATGGGACTAAGCGATGCCTTATATATATTAGGTAACGCAGGTTACAAAGTGGCGGTACATGGCAGCGGTTCGGTGAATACGCAATCGGTTACCGGTGGTAGTCAAATACCAAAGGGATCTAAAATAACAATAGAACTACAATGA
- a CDS encoding UDP-N-acetylmuramoyl-L-alanyl-D-glutamate--2,6-diaminopimelate ligase, with amino-acid sequence MRYLSDILEGVAFTELQGSADVEISAVVFDSRKVVPGSLFVALKGTVVDGHDYIDQAIKDGAIAVICEDLPAHTATEVDFLMVNNSAKALGTLAANFYENPSSNLKLVGVTGTNGKTTIATLLYKLFRDMGYKCGLLSTVENQVDGRIVPSTHTTPDPVALNELLSEMVNEGCDYCFMEVSSHAISQHRIEGLKFSGGIFSNLTHDHLDYHKTFDSYLKAKKAFFDGLPKSAFALTNSDDKNGSVMLQNTAAHKKSYGLKSMADYRARIIENQFGGLLLNIDNDEVWFKLVGTFNAYNLLAVYAAALLLEQDRSKVLVSLSKLTGAEGRFEYITAPNKVIGIVDYAHTPDAVQNVLSTIHDIRKGKEKVITVIGCGGDRDKTKRPVMAKVASEWSDKVILTSDNPRTEDPAQIIKDMEAGIDPAFKRHTVSIADRREAIKTACMFAQPGDIILLAGKGHEKYQDINGVKNHFDDMEELLTQFKEMS; translated from the coding sequence ATGAGATATTTGAGCGACATATTGGAAGGCGTAGCCTTTACCGAACTACAGGGAAGTGCGGATGTGGAGATCTCTGCGGTAGTTTTCGATTCGCGCAAGGTAGTGCCGGGATCTTTATTTGTAGCTTTAAAAGGTACTGTTGTAGACGGGCACGATTATATAGACCAGGCCATAAAAGATGGTGCGATAGCCGTAATTTGTGAGGACCTGCCCGCGCATACCGCAACCGAAGTTGACTTTTTAATGGTTAACAACTCTGCTAAAGCACTGGGTACGCTGGCTGCCAATTTTTACGAAAATCCATCATCCAACCTAAAACTGGTTGGGGTTACCGGTACAAACGGAAAAACCACTATCGCAACGCTGCTTTATAAACTGTTTCGTGATATGGGTTATAAATGCGGATTGTTGTCAACTGTAGAGAACCAGGTAGATGGTCGTATTGTGCCTTCCACCCACACTACGCCGGATCCGGTTGCATTGAACGAGTTATTGAGCGAGATGGTGAACGAGGGCTGCGATTACTGCTTTATGGAAGTCAGCTCCCACGCCATATCACAGCACAGGATAGAAGGTTTGAAATTTTCGGGTGGCATTTTCTCCAACTTGACCCATGATCACCTCGACTATCACAAAACGTTCGACAGCTATTTGAAAGCTAAAAAGGCGTTCTTTGATGGTTTGCCAAAAAGTGCGTTTGCCCTAACCAACAGCGACGATAAAAATGGGAGCGTAATGCTGCAAAATACGGCTGCCCATAAAAAAAGCTATGGGTTAAAAAGCATGGCCGACTACCGTGCACGCATCATAGAGAACCAGTTTGGTGGTTTGCTTTTAAATATTGATAACGACGAGGTTTGGTTTAAACTGGTAGGCACCTTTAATGCCTATAATCTGCTTGCGGTTTATGCAGCAGCATTATTGTTGGAGCAGGATCGCTCGAAAGTGCTGGTGAGCCTGAGTAAATTGACCGGTGCAGAAGGCAGGTTTGAATACATTACTGCGCCGAATAAGGTGATCGGTATTGTAGACTACGCCCACACGCCGGATGCTGTTCAGAATGTATTGAGCACTATTCACGATATCCGTAAAGGCAAAGAAAAAGTGATCACCGTTATAGGTTGTGGTGGTGACAGGGACAAAACTAAACGCCCGGTAATGGCTAAAGTAGCCAGTGAATGGAGTGATAAGGTGATCCTCACATCAGACAACCCGCGTACCGAAGACCCAGCCCAGATCATTAAAGATATGGAGGCAGGTATCGACCCGGCATTTAAGCGCCACACGGTAAGTATTGCAGACCGGAGGGAGGCCATTAAAACCGCCTGCATGTTTGCCCAGCCGGGAGATATTATCCTTCTGGCAGGCAAGGGCCATGAGAAATATCAGGATATCAACGGCGTGAAGAACCATTTTGATGATATGGAAGAGTTGCTAACTCAATTCAAAGAAATGAGCTAA
- a CDS encoding phospho-N-acetylmuramoyl-pentapeptide-transferase, whose amino-acid sequence MLYYLFSYLNKNYSIPGLGVFQYLTFRMAMAVIVSLLVTTVYGRRLIDYLRFKQVGETVRNLGLEGQMQKSGTPTMGGIIILAGILIPTFLFAKLDNIYIIMMLVTTIWLGGIGFLDDYIKVFKKNKEGLAGRFKITGQVGLAIFIGWTMYFNSSITIRQEVQLPVKYDVPVNFHMRGEKPVYTQDIKSTKTTMPFYKNNEFDYAKVLKFLGSGYEQYALMVFMFFTIIIITFISNGANLTDGIDGLATGTSAIIGLTLAILAYVSGNTMIADYLNIMYIPNSGELVIFAGAFVGACVGFLWYNSYPAQVFMGDTGSLAIGGIIAVFAIMIRKELLIPVLCGIFVIENMSVIIQVGWFKWTKKRFGEGRRVFLMAPLHHHYQKKGFHESKIVTRFYIICIMLAIITVITLKLR is encoded by the coding sequence ATGCTATACTATTTATTTAGTTATTTAAATAAAAACTACAGTATCCCAGGATTGGGGGTATTTCAATACCTCACTTTCCGTATGGCTATGGCGGTAATTGTATCACTATTGGTAACTACAGTATATGGTAGAAGGTTAATTGATTACCTGCGTTTTAAACAGGTTGGTGAAACGGTAAGGAACCTTGGACTGGAAGGCCAGATGCAAAAATCGGGCACGCCAACTATGGGTGGTATCATCATCCTGGCGGGGATCCTGATCCCTACCTTCTTGTTTGCCAAGCTGGATAACATCTACATTATTATGATGCTGGTAACAACGATTTGGCTGGGTGGCATTGGCTTTTTAGATGATTATATTAAAGTATTTAAAAAGAATAAAGAGGGGCTTGCGGGAAGGTTTAAAATTACCGGGCAGGTGGGTTTGGCAATATTTATAGGTTGGACAATGTATTTCAATAGTAGCATCACTATACGCCAGGAAGTACAGCTGCCGGTTAAATATGATGTGCCGGTAAATTTCCACATGCGCGGTGAAAAGCCGGTGTATACGCAGGATATCAAATCTACCAAAACAACGATGCCGTTCTATAAGAACAATGAATTTGATTATGCAAAGGTCCTGAAGTTTTTAGGCTCGGGTTACGAGCAGTATGCGCTGATGGTTTTTATGTTCTTTACCATTATTATTATCACGTTCATTTCCAACGGGGCCAACCTTACAGATGGTATTGACGGACTGGCGACGGGTACGTCGGCCATTATCGGCTTAACGCTGGCCATACTGGCCTACGTTTCGGGTAATACGATGATAGCTGACTATCTAAACATTATGTATATCCCCAACTCGGGCGAACTGGTGATTTTTGCCGGAGCATTTGTTGGGGCCTGTGTTGGTTTTCTTTGGTACAACTCCTATCCCGCGCAGGTTTTTATGGGCGATACAGGCAGTTTGGCCATAGGGGGTATCATCGCGGTGTTTGCCATTATGATCCGTAAGGAACTATTGATACCGGTACTTTGTGGGATTTTTGTGATAGAGAACATGTCGGTAATTATACAGGTGGGTTGGTTCAAGTGGACGAAGAAGCGTTTTGGCGAAGGTCGCAGAGTGTTCTTAATGGCGCCGCTGCATCATCATTACCAAAAGAAAGGCTTTCATGAATCGAAGATCGTTACCAGGTTTTACATCATTTGTATTATGCTGGCGATAATAACGGTGATAACGTTAAAGTTGAGGTAA
- a CDS encoding UDP-N-acetylmuramoylalanine--D-glutamate ligase, with protein sequence MRLKGAGGARLAILGAGESGVGAAYLAKQQGYEVFVSDFGAIADHYKEQLQDWEIRFEENGHTYEEMLSAVEVVKSPGIPDKAPVVKALVEKGIPVISEIEFAGRYTDAKMICITGSNGKTTTTSLTYYILKNAGLNVGLAGNIGKSFAYQVATEKYDYYVLEISSFMLDSMYKFKADVAVLLNITPDHLDRYDYKMENYAASKFKITQNQTAADYFIYCADDAETLKIMTGKTIAAQQLPFSIEKKIETGAYLENDNIVINIHQEHFQMSINELALQGKHNIYNSMASGIVARVLEIRNETMRESMGSFPSIEHRLEFVAKISGISFINDSKATNVNSTWYALESMSTGVVLILGGVDKGNDYGMLKELVKQKVKAIVCLGKDNKRIHDAFEEDTEIIVNTSSASEAAQVAYHLAGKGDTVLLSPACASFDLFKNYEDRGRQFKDAVKEL encoded by the coding sequence ATACGCCTTAAAGGGGCGGGGGGGGCTCGCCTTGCAATTTTAGGCGCAGGCGAGAGTGGTGTTGGTGCGGCATACCTGGCAAAACAACAGGGTTATGAAGTATTCGTGTCGGATTTTGGTGCCATTGCCGATCATTATAAAGAGCAGTTGCAGGATTGGGAGATTCGCTTTGAAGAGAACGGACATACCTACGAAGAAATGCTAAGCGCTGTTGAGGTGGTAAAAAGCCCCGGCATACCAGATAAGGCACCGGTGGTAAAGGCACTGGTTGAAAAAGGGATCCCGGTTATATCGGAGATTGAGTTCGCCGGCAGGTATACTGATGCAAAGATGATTTGTATAACCGGGTCTAACGGGAAAACAACTACCACTAGTTTAACCTACTATATCCTCAAAAATGCAGGGTTGAATGTAGGCCTGGCAGGTAATATAGGCAAAAGCTTTGCTTACCAGGTAGCTACTGAAAAGTATGATTACTACGTACTGGAGATTAGCAGCTTTATGCTGGATAGCATGTATAAGTTTAAGGCAGATGTAGCGGTATTGCTGAATATTACGCCGGATCACCTGGATAGGTACGATTATAAAATGGAGAACTATGCGGCCTCTAAATTTAAGATAACGCAGAATCAAACAGCGGCAGACTATTTTATATACTGTGCCGATGATGCCGAAACGCTAAAAATAATGACCGGGAAAACGATAGCTGCACAACAGCTGCCATTCTCGATAGAAAAAAAGATTGAAACGGGAGCATATCTCGAGAACGACAATATTGTCATCAACATACACCAAGAACATTTTCAAATGTCGATAAACGAACTGGCCCTGCAGGGTAAACACAACATCTACAATTCAATGGCATCCGGCATTGTGGCGAGGGTGCTGGAAATACGTAATGAAACCATGCGGGAAAGTATGGGAAGTTTTCCTAGTATCGAGCACCGATTGGAGTTTGTGGCCAAGATCTCGGGCATTAGTTTCATTAATGATTCTAAAGCAACCAATGTGAATTCAACCTGGTATGCATTGGAAAGCATGAGTACCGGCGTGGTGCTGATTCTGGGTGGTGTGGACAAGGGCAACGACTACGGTATGCTGAAAGAACTGGTAAAGCAAAAAGTAAAAGCGATAGTGTGTTTAGGTAAAGATAACAAACGCATTCATGATGCATTTGAAGAAGATACCGAAATCATTGTGAACACATCATCAGCATCTGAAGCCGCACAAGTGGCGTATCACCTGGCTGGCAAAGGCGACACGGTTTTACTAAGCCCTGCCTGCGCGAGTTTCGATCTGTTTAAAAATTATGAAGACAGGGGCCGTCAGTTTAAAGATGCGGTGAAGGAGTTGTAG
- a CDS encoding four helix bundle protein, with translation MNAKPNLIVDLTFAFSLKIIAFTEDLESRRKFNVANQLFRSGTSIGANVREAQGAESKVDFRHKCKIAYKEAEETDYWLSLCKHATNYPFEEGIYNELQSITKILGKIISSTH, from the coding sequence ATGAATGCTAAACCGAATTTAATAGTTGACTTGACGTTTGCTTTTTCATTGAAGATCATTGCTTTCACAGAGGATCTTGAATCAAGGCGAAAATTTAACGTAGCAAATCAATTATTTAGAAGCGGGACATCAATTGGGGCAAATGTTAGAGAAGCTCAGGGAGCGGAATCAAAAGTTGATTTTCGGCATAAATGCAAGATAGCTTATAAGGAAGCGGAAGAAACAGACTATTGGCTATCTCTTTGTAAGCATGCCACTAATTATCCATTTGAAGAAGGGATTTACAATGAGTTACAATCAATAACGAAAATATTAGGAAAGATAATTTCATCAACACATTAG